The Crocinitomicaceae bacterium genome includes a region encoding these proteins:
- a CDS encoding DUF559 domain-containing protein: MTKYLTETILGQELEIIFPKVTFIRDKVVPDSGLQTRPDYRSEELKLIVEFDGDQHYKATQKIKREIQKSETYTQMGYKVVRIPYFVQLSESTIKNLFGIDIKYQQTFPHGFISKTVIMPADFCEMGVLKFQADLDSFEYIRHDIIKSLKDKVIELGDQEFVLPNSMNYLFEE; the protein is encoded by the coding sequence ATGACGAAATATTTAACAGAAACAATTTTAGGACAAGAGCTTGAAATTATATTTCCGAAGGTCACTTTCATTCGAGATAAAGTAGTTCCAGATTCAGGACTTCAAACTCGCCCCGACTATAGAAGTGAAGAATTAAAACTAATCGTTGAATTTGACGGAGACCAACATTATAAAGCGACACAGAAAATAAAACGTGAAATTCAGAAAAGTGAAACCTATACACAAATGGGTTATAAAGTAGTTCGCATACCGTACTTTGTTCAACTCTCAGAATCCACCATAAAAAATTTGTTTGGAATAGATATAAAATACCAACAGACTTTCCCTCACGGTTTCATTTCTAAAACGGTAATCATGCCAGCAGATTTTTGTGAAATGGGAGTGCTTAAATTTCAAGCTGATCTGGATAGCTTTGAATATATACGACATGATATTATTAAATCTCTAAAAGACAAAGTGATCGAGCTGGGTGATCAAGAATTTGTGTTACCAAATTCTATGAATTATCTATTTGAAGAATGA
- a CDS encoding peptidoglycan-binding protein: MKLEKGVKDKNNVVLQENLNQYNLNKYGAGKFKKLKEDGDFGDNTEKAVLKFQEENGLKVDGIVGDKTWNLLQSLLKAAAPNVSVPAVSNTAPSGDPKAPYKDVIIEGSTFPGKPYDYNVKITFTKEMTNEYMPALERALPNTPRGLKMLITIMAQKEGFYKGTRSYNNNNPGNIGNTDSGVNKKVSTLEAGILLQKDYVESVIAGKHKAYPMNKLVKIKPYYSEEIARNQKTYGISPYLPGYNFVFTGQLDQYVKIYSTGARAGNNYINMIVSYFKKNGIDITPESKIQDIVSIV, encoded by the coding sequence ATGAAACTTGAAAAAGGAGTAAAAGATAAAAACAATGTTGTACTTCAAGAGAACTTGAACCAATACAATCTGAACAAGTATGGAGCAGGAAAGTTCAAGAAGTTAAAAGAAGATGGCGACTTTGGAGATAACACTGAAAAAGCCGTTTTGAAATTTCAAGAAGAGAATGGTCTGAAAGTGGATGGTATAGTTGGTGATAAAACATGGAATTTGCTTCAAAGTTTGCTTAAAGCTGCGGCTCCGAATGTTAGTGTACCAGCTGTCTCAAATACTGCTCCTAGCGGTGATCCGAAAGCACCTTACAAAGATGTGATTATTGAAGGAAGTACTTTTCCGGGTAAGCCGTACGATTATAATGTGAAGATTACTTTTACCAAAGAAATGACGAATGAGTATATGCCTGCTTTGGAAAGGGCTTTGCCAAATACACCGCGAGGATTAAAAATGCTTATAACAATCATGGCTCAAAAGGAAGGATTTTATAAGGGAACGCGATCTTATAACAATAATAATCCGGGTAATATTGGCAATACAGACTCCGGCGTGAATAAGAAAGTATCAACACTTGAAGCGGGAATTTTGCTTCAAAAGGATTATGTGGAAAGTGTGATTGCAGGTAAGCACAAGGCTTATCCGATGAATAAATTGGTGAAGATTAAACCTTATTATTCTGAGGAGATTGCGAGGAATCAAAAAACATATGGGATTTCACCTTATCTACCAGGCTATAATTTTGTATTTACTGGACAACTTGACCAGTACGTCAAAATCTATTCGACCGGAGCGCGAGCAGGAAACAACTACATAAACATGATTGTTTCTTATTTCAAAAAGAACGGAATTGATATTACTCCGGAGAGTAAGATACAAGACATTGTTTCGATAGTATGA